A single window of Plasmodium reichenowi strain SY57 chromosome 12, whole genome shotgun sequence DNA harbors:
- a CDS encoding hypothetical protein (conserved Plasmodium protein, unknown function), which produces MSKRNNTNEKIIFPLFNGKVNKSSKSSIDIKSLYELYNELNYKIYTNIYTYNTLCDGIFFCRGVNNISGKKNSGKSSMCYHICVNLFFNDLLHYFHLFYSCFFSFDNFLQKKNIHNVCDYMNTILWDDIEKEYIKQHDHFRQLLQIIRYFVLLFKQHYGKKNYMEKIHNIDNTNNIDNINNIYNTNNIYNTNNIYNTNNIYNTNNIDKINNIYNTHNIYNTHNIDNTHNIHNTHTYQHITDNIFDDAYECFYTQIKHFYKRKVIYIDLDNSFFIDRYKNMIYSSLEKIKKLMNRYTTFCSEKKGIPFLLLLEKTNKYIKEYISCNIYKNYSHDFLFFVDIFNHYLFKYIYNISFSHVFKNLQLLKIFNFYELINVINYIYEHIQIYSSSSSYYHFNKYIPPDLGIVVIDNLNYIFKGCSLNNNINIYYELEMILNKLSILSLEKHICILITNHENNYFTRHETFNKKNDNSFYKIISPYIYNNIHLKIINQKIFFEYNYPKKHTKKRKQDTNQNINNTTKQKNEQITINVGDDIKHNIQQNEDYTLYNVYSSDDDQSLDQMDVQEKDDDNSFYEKKYNLRYIKIKGKKKSTFCFFEINKYGIETMLM; this is translated from the coding sequence ATGAGTAAAAGGAACAACACAAATGAGAAAATCATTTTCCCTCTTTTCAATGGGAAAGTTAATAAATCATCGAAGAGTTCAatagatataaaaagtttatatgaattatacaatgaattaaattataagatatatacaaatatcTATACTTATAATACATTATGTGATGGGATATTTTTCTGTAGAGgtgttaataatataagtggaaaaaaaaacagtGGCAAAAGTAGTATGTGTTATCATATATGCgtaaatttattttttaatgatttgttacattattttcatcttttctattcttgttttttttcattcgataattttttacaaaaaaaaaatattcataatgTATGTGATTATATGAATACCATTTTGTGGGATGACATAgaaaaggaatatataaaacaacATGATCATTTCAGGCAATTACtacaaataataagatattttgttttattatttaagCAACATTATggaaagaaaaattatatggaaaaaataCACAATATTGATAACACAAACAATATTGATAACATaaacaatatttataacacaaacaatatttataacacaaacaatatttataacacaaacaatatttataacaCAAACAATATTGATAAGATaaacaatatttataatacgcacaatatttataatacGCACAATATTGATAACACACACAATATTCACAACACACATACATATCAACATATTACCgataatatttttgatgATGCGTACGAATGCTTTTATACCCAAATAAAACATTTctataaaagaaaagttATTTATATCGATCTGGATAACAGCTTTTTTATTGATcgttataaaaatatgatttatTCCTCGCTagaaaaaatcaaaaaattaatgaatAGGTACACAACATTTTGTTCAGAAAAAAAGGGCAtaccatttttattactcTTAGAAAAgacaaataaatatataaaagaatatatttcttgtaatatatataaaaattattcacacgactttctttttttcgttgatatatttaatcattatttatttaaatatatatataatatatctttttctcatgtttttaaaaatttacaactattaaaaatattcaattTTTATGAACTTATTAATGTCAtcaattatatttatgaacATATTCAAATCTATTCATCCTCCTCATCctattatcattttaataaatatataccaCCCGATCTAGGAATTGTTGTCATAGATAAtcttaattatatatttaaaggttgttctttaaataataatatcaataTTTATTACGAATTAGAAATGATCTTAAACAAGCTATCTATCTTATCTTTAGAAAAACACATCTGTATATTAATAACAAACCATGagaataattatttcaCAAGACATGAAACattcaataaaaaaaatgacaactccttttacaaaattatttctccatatatatataacaatatacatctcaaaataataaatcaaaaaatcttctttgaatataattatccaaaaaaacatacaaaaaaaaggaaacaAGATACAAATcaaaacataaataatacaacTAAACAAAAAAACGAACAAATCACTATTAATGTAGGTGATgatataaaacataatataCAACAAAATGAAGACTATACCTTATACAATGTCTATTCTAGTGACGATGATCAAAGTCTCGATCAAATGGATGTACAAGAAAAGGATGACGACAATTctttttatgaaaaaaaatataatttaagatatattaaaataaagggcaaaaaaaaatcaacATTCTGTTTTTTtgaaattaataaatatggaATTGAAACAATGTTAatgtaa